DNA from Xanthomonas hyacinthi:
TGGTCAACACCAAGATCGTGCCGGGCGAGCACGTCGAGGTGATCGTCGCGGCCAAGGGCGGCGGTTCGGAAGCCAAGAGCAAGTTCGCCATGCTCAACCCGTCCGATTCCATCGTCGACTGGGTGCTCAAGACCGTGCCGACCATGGGCGCCGGCTGGTGCCCGCCGGGCATGCTCGGCATCGGCATCGGCGGCACCGCCGAGAAGGCGATGCTGCTGGCCAAGGAAGCGCTGATGGAGCCGATCGACATCGTCGACCTGCAGGCGCGCGGCGCCTCCAACCGCGCCGAGGAACTGCGCCTGGAGCTGTACGAGAAGGTCAACGCGCTGGGCATCGGTGCGCAGGGCCTGGGCGGCCTGACCACGGTGCTGGACATCAAGGTCAAGGACTACCCGACCCACGCCGCCAACCTGCCGGTGGCGCTGATCCCCAACTGCGCGGCCACCCGCCATGCGCATTTCACCCTGGACGGCAGCGGCCCGGTGATGCTGGAGCCGCCGTCGCTGGAGGACTGGCCCAAGCTCACCTACAACCCGAGCAACGCGCGCCGGGTGAACCTGGACAGCATCACCCGCGAGGAAGTCGCCAGCTTCAAGCCGGGCGAGGTGATCCTGCTCAACGGCAAGCTGCTGACCGGCCGCGACGCCGCGCACAAGCGCATGATCGACATGCTCAACCGCGGCCAGACGCTGCCGGTGGATTTCAGCAACCGCTTCATCTACTACGTCGGCCCGGTCGATCCGGTGCGCGACGAGGTGGTGGGCCCGGCCGGCCCCACCACCGCCACGCGCATGGACAAGTTCACCCGGCAGATGCTGGAACAGACCGGCCTGCTCGGCATGGTCGGCAAGTCCGAGCGCGGCGACGCGGCCATCGATGCGATCCGCGACAACAAGGCGGTGTACCTGATGGCGGTCGGCGGTTCGGCCTACCTGGTGTCCAAGGCGATCAAGGCCGCGCGCGTGCTGGCGTTCGAAGACCTGGGCATGGAGGCGATCTACGAGTTCGAGGTCAAGGACATGCCGGTCACCGTGGCGGTGGATGCCAGCGGCGAGTCGGTGCACAAGACCGGCCCGCGCGAATGGCAATCGCGCATCGGCAAGATTCCGGTGGTGGTCGAGCCGGCCTGAGCCGCCGCCGCATGCCGGCGCGGCATGCGAGACTGCCGCCGCCGTCGTCGCCCGGATCCGGCGACTTCCCCAGGAGACTGCATGAGCGCCACCCTGTACTACTCGCCCAGCACCGCCGCCCTGGTGGTGCACTGGCTGCTGATCGAGCTGGAGGTGCCGCATACGCTGCACGCCCTGGATTTCGAACGGCGCGAGCACAAATCGCCGGAGTACCTGCAGCTCAATCCGGCCGGCGTGGTGCCGACGCTGCTGTTGGATGGACAGGTGCTGACCGAGGCGGCGGCGATCGCGCTGCACCTGGCCGACCTGCATCCGCAGGCCGGGCTGGCCCCGCCGCCCGGCAGCCCGGCGCGCGCCGCGTACTACCGCTGGATGTTCTTTTGCGCCAACACGCTGCAGCCGGCGTACCGCGCCTGGTTCTATCCGGACGAGCCGGCCGGTGCCGACAACGCCGAGGCGAGCAAGGCGCAGGCGCGGCAGAAGCTGGAGGCCGCCTGGGAGCAGGTCGCGCAGCATCTGCAGGCGAGCGGTCCGTACCTGCTCGGCGCACAGCTGTCGGCGGCCGATTTCATGCTGACGATGATGATGCGCTGGTCGCGCAACATGCCGCGGCCCAGCGATACCTGGCCGGCGCTGCAGGCGCACGCGCAGCGGATGAAGGCGCGTGCCGCGTTCCAGGAAACCTACCGCCGCGAAGGCCTGACCGACTGGACCTGAGCGCCGCGGCGCCACGCTTGTGCGGCGGCCGCTGACGGCCGCCGCGCGCGTCGGACCTGGGCCGGTCGGGCCTCAGTACCACTCCAGCAGCGACACGCCCAGGCCCACGTAGGTGGCGCGGTGGTTGTAGTCGATCAGGCTCTCGCCGTAGCCGTCGAACACCTGCACATGGCCGCGCAGCAGGTTGCTGATCGGGAAGCCCCAATCCAGCTGCAGCGCGCCGTGCGAGCGGTCGCCGCTGCGCAGCGAATGCCGCGCCATCAGCGAGATCTCGTGGCCGCCGCGGTTGTAGGTCAGGGTCGCGTCGCCGCGGCCCATGTAGTCCTCGATGTCCGGGTTGTTGTCCTGGCGGTCGCTCTCCGGAATCCGGTACCACGGGCGCAGCACCAGCGCCCAGTTCTCGCGGTCCAGGCCGATGTTGAGGATCGCCCGGTTCCAGCTGCGCGAGAACGGGTCGCTGCGGCCGTTGGACTGGTGGTTGAGCTGGATCCCGGTCATCCGCCCCTTCCAGCCGAACAGGCTGTAGTTGTTGCGGAACACCAGCGCCAGTTCCGGCTCGTAGTTGGTCTCGCGGAACGGCCGCGACTGCTCGCTGTTGTAGACCTGCCAGCGCGAACTCTGGGTATAGGCGCCCCACAGGTCGCCGTTGTCGCCGAAGATGTTCTCCACGATCTTGGTCTTGAAGCTGAGCTGGAACTTGGCTTCGCTGCTGTCCAGCGGCTCGGCGCTGGTCACCGTGTTGTTCGGGTTCGGCGAGGACGGGGTCTGGTTCTTCTTGCTGGTCCAGAACGCCGGTAGCAGGTACACCGGCTTGTAGGCGCGCAGCTGGAAGTTGCCGAGCTTGGAATCCTTGGCCAGCTCCCAACGGCTGTCCAGCAGCGAACCCTTGCCGGCGTTGGCGATGGTGGCGTCGTAGCGGTCGTCCTTGAACAGCGAGGCGGCGCGCTGGCGGGTGCGCGCGGCCGGGCCGGCGTCCTGCGGGATCGACGCATCCAGCTGCTGCTTCTGGTTCTCGCTGGCCATCTTCGCCGCCGCATCGGCGGCCTGCGGATCGGCGACCCGGCGCGACAATGCCTGGTCGTAGCAGGACAGGCGCGCGGCGTCGCCGGAAATGGCGACGCAGGCTTCGGGCGAGGCGGGAGTGGGCATCATTTCCTGGGCATGGGCCAGCGGCATCGCCGCGAAAGACAGCAGCAACAACGGACGGGCCGGGCGATGGGACATGCAGGTTCTCTCGGAATCAGGCGACGCGGGCGGATGGTGCGCTGCCGATGTGAATGGCCGGCTGCGAAAATACAGCAGCCAGCGCAACGGGGTCATCACACGTTCATCTCGCGGCGCCCACGCCGCCGCTCAGAACAGCCAGGCCGCCGCGAACAGGCCGACCATCGCCAGCGCCAGGGCCAGCTTGGCGGCGGTGCCCAGGACGATGCCCAGCCAGGTGCCGAGGCCGACCTTGGCCGCCTGCTGCAGTTGCCGGCCATGCCAGTACTCGCCGGCCAGCGCACCGACGAAGGGGCCGACGAACAGGCCGATCGGCATGAACAACAGCCCCGCCACGCTGCCCACGACCGAGCCCCATAGCGCCTTGCGGCTGGCGCCGACGCGCTTGGCGCCGAACACGGTGGCCAGGAAGTCGACCAGGAACGACAGCAGGGTGAGCACGCCGAGCACCGTCAGCATCACCCAGCCCACGCGCTGGAAGCCGTCGGCCCAGGCCGCCAGCAACAGCCCGGCGAACAGCAGCGGCATTCCCGGCAGGGCCGGCAGCACCACGCCTGCCAGCCCCAGCGCCACCAGCAGCGCGGCGACCATGTAGTAGATGAACGTAGGATCCACGCGGCGTACTCCGGGGCGATTTTGGGGTTGACAGACGGGGTGTTTTTGCTGATTGCATTTTCATTTTGGCCGCGGTAAGTTTTCAGACGCTGCGTTTGCAAAGGTCACCGTGAATCGTGGCCCGATGCGGTAGATCCAACGATCCGCTACAGCGTTATACCTCGCTTCCTCCTTGCAACCAGCCGCCGAACCCCCGGCGTACCCACCCCTGAGACGTGTTCCAAGGAGTAAGTCCATGACTGACGGCAATCGCGAAAACGGCACCGTGAAGTGGTTCAACGATGCCAAGGGCTTCGGCTTCATCAGCCGCGAGAACGGCGAGGACGTGTTCGTGCACTTCCGCGCCATCCAGACCCAAGGCTTCAAGAGCCTGAAGGAAGGGCAGAAGGTCAGCTTCACCGTGGTGCAGGGCCAGAAAGGCCTGCAGGCCGACGCGGTGCAGCCGGTCTGATCCCGGCGCGCTTGCAAGCCGATCGCGCGCAACCGCCGCGCGCAGCAAAAAGGCCCGCAGTTGCGGGCCTTTTTGCGTTACCGCAGGCGGCGCCAGAGCGCTTAGCGCGGCACCACGCGGCCGTTGACCACGCGCACATAGGTGTTTTCGCGGATCCCGGCCAGGTCGCGCTGGTTGACCACGATCACCCGGCCATCGTCCATCTGCACGTGCAGGTCGTAGCTGTCGCCGGTGACGTTGTTCTGGATCTGGTTGCCGGCCAGGGCGCCGGCAGCGGCGCCGGCCACGGCCGACACGTTCTGGTTGCCCTTGCTGCCGCCGGTATGGTCGGAGATCTCATGGCCGGCGATCGCGCCGACGATGCCGCCCAGGACTGCGCCGGTGCCGGTGGGCGCGGTGCGGCCGGAGGCCACCGTGTCGATGCGGGTGACGATGCCGCAGTCCGCGCAGCGGGTGTCCGCATAGCCGCGCGACGGCTGGCTGTAGCCGCCGCCACCGCCATAGCCCGGGGACGTGGCGCAGCCGGCCAATGCCAGCACGGCGACGGCGCCAGTGGCCAATAGGTGAATCTTCATGTGTGTTCTCCTCGACAGGCGGTGGACGGCGGCGGACCCGGATTTACACGCATCCTGTCCGCCAGTAGGTGAATGCAACGCCAATCGCCATGCGCGTGCGTTGCCGACGCGCTGCAGCGGCAGTGGCAATTCATCGAGAAGCTCGATGGCGGGTCAGCGGAAATCGCGGTGGCAGGCGTCGCAGCCGTCGTCGATGCGATGGGTGAGCCGCGCGAGCGCGGCGCAGGTGCCGGGGGCCGTGTCCTGCGCCGCGTCCAGCGTGGCCCGCAGCGCGCCGGCGTGCTGCTGGAAGCGGCGGTCGTCGCTGAGTGCGGGGAACGCGGTTTCCAGGTCGCTGCCGAGCAGGCGCAGCGTGCGCACGCGCGCTTGCAGCTCGGCGGCGCTGCAGCGGTTCTGTGCATGGCTGCGTTGCAGCAAGGCCAGTTGCTTGTCCATCACCTGCATCAGCGCGCGCGGGAACGGATCCTGCCGCGCCTGCAGCGCACGCATCGACATCACCGTGGCGACCAGGCCGATCAGCACCCCGGCGAGCAGCACCAACAGGTAGCGGGAGGCGCTGGAAGCGGGGGCGTGCGGGCTGGCCATGCGGCGGGCGTGCAGGAGGAAAGCGCGATAGTACGCCGGCCGCCGCCATTGCGTGGCGGCGCCGCGGCCGCCGCGTCGTTGCCGATGAAATAAACTGCGCGCATGAACGAACAACTGCGTGAGCGCTTCGCCGGCATCGACCGGCTGTACGGGCGCGGGACCATCGAGCGCCTGGCGCAATGCCGCGTGGCGGTGGTGGGCATGGGCGGGGTCGGCTCGTGGGTGGTGGAGGCCCTGGCGCGCTCGGCGCTCGGCCATCTGACCCTGATCGATGCCGACGAGATCTGCGTGTCCAACACCAACCGCCAGTTGCCGGCGCTGCAGGGCCAGTACGGGCGCAACAAGGCGCGGGCGATGGCCGAGCGCTGCGTGGCGATCAATCCGGCGATCGAAGCGGCCGCGGTCGAGGCCTTCCTGACCCCGTCCAACATCGCCGAGCTGCTCGGCAGCGGCTTCGACCTGGTCATCGACGCCTGCGACAGCTTCCGGGTCAAGGTCGAGGCCATCGCCTGGTGCCGCCGGCGCAAGCTGCCGCTGCTGACCGTGGGCTCGGCCGGCGGGCGTACCGACCCGACCCTGGTGCGCATCCGCGACGTCTCGCGCACCGAGCACGACGCGATGCTGGCGCTGATCCGCAAGAAGCTGCGCAGCGAGTTCAATTTCCCCAAGAACCCGCAGCGCTACTTCGGCGTGCCGGCGGTGTATTCGCTGGAGAACGTGCGCTACCCGCAGGCCGACGGCAGCGTCTGCGGGCTGCGCCCGCAGCTGGGGCCGGATGCGGCGCTGAACCTGGACTGCGGCGCCGGGCTGGGCGCGGCCACCCACATCACCGGCGCGTTCGCCTTCGCCGCCGTGGGCAAGGCCCTGGAGATGCTGTTGAAGCCGAAGCGGACGCCGCAGGCGAGCGTGGCGACGGCCGCAGCGGCGCAGACGGACGACGCGGCGGCGATCGACGCGGGCTGAGGCGCACTGCGCCGGCGAAATCGACGCTTTTGAGTTTGTGTGGGAGCGACTTCAGTCGCGACGGGCGTTACCGATAGTGCAGTCGCGACCGATGGCCCGAGGCCACCCCGAGTCGTTCCCACAGACGGCAACCCTGGCCGGACGCGCCAGCACCTGCCGCGGACCGCCAAGTTTGGGTCAGGCGGGCTGCGTAGCCGGCGCCTGCAGTCCGAACAGTTGCTGCGCGTTGCGCGTGGTCTGTGCGGCGATCTGCGCGGCGGGCTGGCCGCGCAGCGCGGCGATGGCGTCCAGCACCGTGCGCAGCCGCGCCGGTTCGTTGCGCTGGCCGCGGATGGACGCGTCGGGCTGGTCCGGTGCGTCGGTTTCCAGCAGCAGCTGCTGCAGCGGCAGTTCGGCGGCCAGCCGGCGCAGGCGCTGCGCGCGCGCGTAGGTCACCGGGCCGCCGAGGCCGATCAGGAAATCCAGCTTGTGCAACTGCTGCGCCTGTTCTGCGCTGCCGGCGAAGCTGTGCACCACGCCGCGCAGGCGCCCGACCTTGCGGATCGCCAGGATCACCGCGTCCACCGCGCGCCGTGCGTGCACGATCAGCGGCAGGTCGAACTCGCGCGCCAGCTGCAGCTGGCCGAGGAAGTAGCGCTGCTGTTCGGCTGCGTCCAGCCCCTCGACGAAGAAATCCAGCCCGCATTCGCCGATCGCGCAGGGGCGCTCGCGCGCGATCCAGTCGCCCAGCGCGTTCAGGTGCTCGGGCCGATGCTGCTGCAGGAACAGCGGGTGCAGGCCATAGGCCGGATACAGGCCAGCGGCGGCCGCGCAGACGTCGCGCAGCTTCGGCCACGACGCCGCGGTCACTGCCGGCACGATCTGCACGGCGACGCCGGCGGCCTGCGCGCGGGCGATCACGTCGGCGCGATCGGGGGCGAATGCGTCGGCGTCGAGGTGGCAGTGGCTGTCGATCAGGCGCATCGGCCGTCAGCGGCGCACGCGCCGCGCGCTGGACGCGCTCGGCTCCGGTGCGGCGGGCGCTGGCGTGCGGGTCTTCCAGGTGGCCAGCAGCAAGCTGCCCAGGCCGAACACGATCTCGTCGATGAAGGTCAGCGGGTCGGGCAGCAGCACGCTCAGCACGAACAGGCCGGCGGTGAGTTTGAACAGCGTCGGGTAGCGCAATTTGCCGGCCCAGCGCAGCAAAGGCAGCATGATCGGGTTGGGCATGGATGATCCTCCGGCGCAGTGATGAAAACGCTAACACGCTTGATATGGCGGCTTTACGGGCGCGGCACCAGCGCCCGCCGCGGATTTTTGCTGAATAGGGAGCGGATCGGTTCAGCTTCGGCGTGGTAATCACAATAGCGTAGACAACGCGGTGCAGACCGCAGGAGAGCAACCATGAAAAGCAATACGACAACCATTCTGGTCGCGGCTGGCGCATTGCTGGCCGGCGGTGTGGCCACCGCGGCCTTCATGAACAACCGCGACAAGCAGGAATTCACCGGCAACGGCGATGTGCGTCCGGCCCCGGACACTACCCCGGGCGGCGACGCCGTCGCCGGCAACGGCGTCGGCGGCAAGCTGGAATACGCCGACGTGGTCCGGGTCGATCCGATCACCCAGAAGGAGCAGCGCTACGCCGAGGTGATCGGCACCGAGCCGCTGCGCGAGACCGCCACCACCACCACCCCGCGTCAGGTCTGCAACGACGTGGTGGTGCAGGAGCGCCTGCCCGAGCGCGATGGCAACGTCGGCGGCACCGTGGTCGGTGCGGTGGTCGGCGGCCTGCTCGGCAACCAGGTCGGCGGCGGCAACGGCCGCAAGGCGGCGACCGCGGCCGGCGCGGTGGCGGGCGGCTTCATCGGCAACCAGGTCGACCGCAACCATGTCGGCGGCCGCGTGGTCGACCGCACCGAGCGCCAGTGCCACACCGAGAACAGCACCGCCGAGTCCTCGCGCATCACCGGCTACACCGTGACCTACCGCAACGACGACGGCAGCACCGGCACCATGCGCACCGACAGCAAGCCGGGCAGCCGCATCGCGCTGGGCAAGGACGACGTGGTCAAGGGCTACGAGGTCACCTACCGCTACGACGGCCAGGAGAAGACCGTGCGCATGGACGACAAGCCCAGCAGCGACCGCCTGCCGGTGCTCGACGGGCGCCTGGTCACGCAGACCGCCGCGGCCAGCGACGTGATCGGCCAGCGCTGAAGCAGCGCACAGCGGCATCGAGCAAAGGCCGGCCCTGCGCCGGCCTTTGCTTTTTCGGGCGGCGGGGACGCCGATACAATGCCGGCTCCACCTGCGCGAGTCCCGCCATGCCGTTGCCTTGCGACGATCTGTTCAACGTGGCCGCGCTGCTCAGCGAGGAGGAGCGCGCGATCCAGCAGGCGGTGGCGCGCTTCGTCGATGCCAGGGTGCTGCCGATCATCGGCGCGGCGTTCGACCAGGCGCGGTTTCCCGCCGAACTGGTGCCGGAGCTGGCGCAGCTGGGCCTGCTCGGCGCCACGCTGCCGCCCGCCGACGGCGGCGCCGGACTCAACGCGGTCTGCTACGGCCTGATCTGCCAGGAACTGGAACGCGGCGACAGCGGCCTGCGCAGTTTCGTCAGCGTGCAGTCCTCGCTGTGCATGTATCCGATCCACGCCTATGGCAGCCAGGCGCAGCGGCAGCGCTGGCTGCCGGCGATGGCCGCCGGCAGCGCGATCGGCTGCTTCGGCCTGACCGAGGCGCAGGGCGGTTCCGATCCGGCCGCGATGCAGACCCGCGCGCTGCGCGATGGCGACGGCTGGCGCCTGAGCGGCAGCAAGATGTGGATCACCAACGGCAGCCTGGCCGATGTGGCGATCGTGTGGGCGCAGACCGAGGACGGCGTGCAGGGGTTCCTGGTCGAGGCCGGCACGCCCGGCTTCGGCGTGCAGGACATCGCGCACAAGATGAGCCTGCGCGCCTCGGTGACCTCGGCGCTGTTCCTGGACGCCGTGCGCCTGCCCGACACGCAGCGGCTGCCGGGCGTGCGCGGCCTGAAGGGCCCGCTGGGCTGCCTGACCCAGGCCCGCTACGGCATCAGCTGGGGCGCGATCGGCGCGGCGATCGCCTGCCTGCGCGAGGCGCTGGCCTATGCCGGCGAGCGCATCCTGTTCGGGCGCCCGCTGGCGGCCACGCAGAGCGCGCAGATCAAGCTGGCCGACATGGCCCGGCGCATCGCCGCCGCGCAGCTGCTGGCATTGCAGCTGGGCCGGCTCAAGGATGCCGGTGCGCTGCAGCCGGCGCAGGTGTCGCTGGCGAAGTGGAACAACGTGCGCATGGCGCTGGACATCGCCCGCGAATGCCGCGACCTGCTCGGCGGCGCCGGCATCACCACCGAGTACGGCGCCATCCGCCACGCCTTGAACCTGGAATCGGTGATCACCTACGAAGGCACCGAGACCGTGCACCAGCTGGTGGTCGGCCGTGAACTGACCGGCATCAACGCGTTCTGAACCGGTTCGCGCCGGTGCCGCGATGCCCGGTGCGACCGCCATGCACGAGGAGGCGAGGGCATGAGCATTTTCGATCTGCAACTGGACACCGAACGCCTGCTGCTGCGCCCGCCGAGCGCGGCGGATTTCGAGGCGTTCACCCGTTTCACCGCCGATGCCGAGGCGATGCGCCACCTGGGCGGCGTGCAATCGCCGCCGGTGGCCTGGCGCAGCCTGGCGGCGCTGGTCGGCAGCTGGCAGCTGCAGGGATTTTCGATGTTCTCGGTGATCGAGAAGCGCAGCGGGCAGTGGATCGGCCGGGTCGGGCCGTGGCAGCCGCATGCCTGGCCGGGGACCGAGGTGGGCTGGGCGATCGCGCGCCCGTACTGGGGCCAGGGCTATGCGCCGGAAGCGGCGCGCGCGGCGATCGACTGGGCGTTCGCGCAGCTGGGCTGGACCGAGGTGATCCATACCATCGCCGCCGACAACGCCAATTCCAAGGCGGTGGCGGCCAAGCTGGGTTCGCGCTACCTGCGCCAGGCGCGCCTGCCCGAGCCGCTGCAGGCGCACGAGGTGGCCGTGTGGGGGCAGTCGCGCGCGGACTGGCAGGCGCGGCGCTGAGCGGCCTGGCGGCGGTCGCCTTGGCCGTATTCACCTGGCCGCCCTGCGCCGGCGGCTAGGCTGCAAGCCCCAAATCGGTCAGGAGTACGCCATGAGCCAGTACCGCATCGCGGTTTTCGTCGGCAGTCTGCGCAAGGAGTCGTGCAACCGGCGCCTGGCGCTGGCGCTGGAGAAACTTGCCGGCGACCGCGCCCGCTTCGCGTACGTGGAGATCGGCGATCTGCCGCTGTACGACCAGGACCACGACCACGACTACCCGGAGCAGGGCAA
Protein-coding regions in this window:
- a CDS encoding fumarate hydratase, yielding MTSIKQEDLIQSVADALQYISYYHPVDYIKNLAAAYEREQSPAAKDAIAQILINSRMCAEGHRPICQDTGIVTVFLEIGMKVRWDDATMGVEDMVNEGVRRAYNHPDNKLRASVLADPAGKRANTRDNTPAVVNTKIVPGEHVEVIVAAKGGGSEAKSKFAMLNPSDSIVDWVLKTVPTMGAGWCPPGMLGIGIGGTAEKAMLLAKEALMEPIDIVDLQARGASNRAEELRLELYEKVNALGIGAQGLGGLTTVLDIKVKDYPTHAANLPVALIPNCAATRHAHFTLDGSGPVMLEPPSLEDWPKLTYNPSNARRVNLDSITREEVASFKPGEVILLNGKLLTGRDAAHKRMIDMLNRGQTLPVDFSNRFIYYVGPVDPVRDEVVGPAGPTTATRMDKFTRQMLEQTGLLGMVGKSERGDAAIDAIRDNKAVYLMAVGGSAYLVSKAIKAARVLAFEDLGMEAIYEFEVKDMPVTVAVDASGESVHKTGPREWQSRIGKIPVVVEPA
- a CDS encoding glutathione S-transferase family protein, which translates into the protein MSATLYYSPSTAALVVHWLLIELEVPHTLHALDFERREHKSPEYLQLNPAGVVPTLLLDGQVLTEAAAIALHLADLHPQAGLAPPPGSPARAAYYRWMFFCANTLQPAYRAWFYPDEPAGADNAEASKAQARQKLEAAWEQVAQHLQASGPYLLGAQLSAADFMLTMMMRWSRNMPRPSDTWPALQAHAQRMKARAAFQETYRREGLTDWT
- a CDS encoding phospholipase A is translated as MSHRPARPLLLLSFAAMPLAHAQEMMPTPASPEACVAISGDAARLSCYDQALSRRVADPQAADAAAKMASENQKQQLDASIPQDAGPAARTRQRAASLFKDDRYDATIANAGKGSLLDSRWELAKDSKLGNFQLRAYKPVYLLPAFWTSKKNQTPSSPNPNNTVTSAEPLDSSEAKFQLSFKTKIVENIFGDNGDLWGAYTQSSRWQVYNSEQSRPFRETNYEPELALVFRNNYSLFGWKGRMTGIQLNHQSNGRSDPFSRSWNRAILNIGLDRENWALVLRPWYRIPESDRQDNNPDIEDYMGRGDATLTYNRGGHEISLMARHSLRSGDRSHGALQLDWGFPISNLLRGHVQVFDGYGESLIDYNHRATYVGLGVSLLEWY
- a CDS encoding DUF456 domain-containing protein, yielding MVAALLVALGLAGVVLPALPGMPLLFAGLLLAAWADGFQRVGWVMLTVLGVLTLLSFLVDFLATVFGAKRVGASRKALWGSVVGSVAGLLFMPIGLFVGPFVGALAGEYWHGRQLQQAAKVGLGTWLGIVLGTAAKLALALAMVGLFAAAWLF
- a CDS encoding cold-shock protein, giving the protein MTDGNRENGTVKWFNDAKGFGFISRENGEDVFVHFRAIQTQGFKSLKEGQKVSFTVVQGQKGLQADAVQPV
- a CDS encoding glycine zipper 2TM domain-containing protein; amino-acid sequence: MKIHLLATGAVAVLALAGCATSPGYGGGGGYSQPSRGYADTRCADCGIVTRIDTVASGRTAPTGTGAVLGGIVGAIAGHEISDHTGGSKGNQNVSAVAGAAAGALAGNQIQNNVTGDSYDLHVQMDDGRVIVVNQRDLAGIRENTYVRVVNGRVVPR
- a CDS encoding tRNA threonylcarbamoyladenosine dehydratase gives rise to the protein MNEQLRERFAGIDRLYGRGTIERLAQCRVAVVGMGGVGSWVVEALARSALGHLTLIDADEICVSNTNRQLPALQGQYGRNKARAMAERCVAINPAIEAAAVEAFLTPSNIAELLGSGFDLVIDACDSFRVKVEAIAWCRRRKLPLLTVGSAGGRTDPTLVRIRDVSRTEHDAMLALIRKKLRSEFNFPKNPQRYFGVPAVYSLENVRYPQADGSVCGLRPQLGPDAALNLDCGAGLGAATHITGAFAFAAVGKALEMLLKPKRTPQASVATAAAAQTDDAAAIDAG
- a CDS encoding TatD family hydrolase, coding for MRLIDSHCHLDADAFAPDRADVIARAQAAGVAVQIVPAVTAASWPKLRDVCAAAAGLYPAYGLHPLFLQQHRPEHLNALGDWIARERPCAIGECGLDFFVEGLDAAEQQRYFLGQLQLAREFDLPLIVHARRAVDAVILAIRKVGRLRGVVHSFAGSAEQAQQLHKLDFLIGLGGPVTYARAQRLRRLAAELPLQQLLLETDAPDQPDASIRGQRNEPARLRTVLDAIAALRGQPAAQIAAQTTRNAQQLFGLQAPATQPA
- a CDS encoding DUF6116 family protein, whose translation is MPNPIMLPLLRWAGKLRYPTLFKLTAGLFVLSVLLPDPLTFIDEIVFGLGSLLLATWKTRTPAPAAPEPSASSARRVRR
- a CDS encoding glycine zipper 2TM domain-containing protein, with translation MKSNTTTILVAAGALLAGGVATAAFMNNRDKQEFTGNGDVRPAPDTTPGGDAVAGNGVGGKLEYADVVRVDPITQKEQRYAEVIGTEPLRETATTTTPRQVCNDVVVQERLPERDGNVGGTVVGAVVGGLLGNQVGGGNGRKAATAAGAVAGGFIGNQVDRNHVGGRVVDRTERQCHTENSTAESSRITGYTVTYRNDDGSTGTMRTDSKPGSRIALGKDDVVKGYEVTYRYDGQEKTVRMDDKPSSDRLPVLDGRLVTQTAAASDVIGQR
- a CDS encoding acyl-CoA dehydrogenase family protein, which gives rise to MPLPCDDLFNVAALLSEEERAIQQAVARFVDARVLPIIGAAFDQARFPAELVPELAQLGLLGATLPPADGGAGLNAVCYGLICQELERGDSGLRSFVSVQSSLCMYPIHAYGSQAQRQRWLPAMAAGSAIGCFGLTEAQGGSDPAAMQTRALRDGDGWRLSGSKMWITNGSLADVAIVWAQTEDGVQGFLVEAGTPGFGVQDIAHKMSLRASVTSALFLDAVRLPDTQRLPGVRGLKGPLGCLTQARYGISWGAIGAAIACLREALAYAGERILFGRPLAATQSAQIKLADMARRIAAAQLLALQLGRLKDAGALQPAQVSLAKWNNVRMALDIARECRDLLGGAGITTEYGAIRHALNLESVITYEGTETVHQLVVGRELTGINAF
- a CDS encoding GNAT family N-acetyltransferase yields the protein MSIFDLQLDTERLLLRPPSAADFEAFTRFTADAEAMRHLGGVQSPPVAWRSLAALVGSWQLQGFSMFSVIEKRSGQWIGRVGPWQPHAWPGTEVGWAIARPYWGQGYAPEAARAAIDWAFAQLGWTEVIHTIAADNANSKAVAAKLGSRYLRQARLPEPLQAHEVAVWGQSRADWQARR